One Malania oleifera isolate guangnan ecotype guangnan chromosome 9, ASM2987363v1, whole genome shotgun sequence DNA segment encodes these proteins:
- the LOC131164142 gene encoding uncharacterized protein LOC131164142 codes for MKQTSINEACKKELRKKAMGDFARWMYDAGIPFNAVRLSSFAVALESIGQYGPGIKPLSYHEVRVPYLKEEVSRMKELLKVHKEEWTKYGCSIMSDGWRDSVANKDIINFLVNSPRGSVFIKSIDASNIVKNADRMYRLLDEMVEEIGESNVIQVVTDNASNYVAAGRLLEAKRPHLYWTPCAAHCIDLILEDIGKMPSIHATLKRAIFLNGYIYNRVGVVNLMRQFTGGKELLRPAVTRFATAFITLRSIHLQKNNLRKMFTSEDWNTTKWAKEAAGKRAATIVLMPTFWSTIVYALKLTGPLVRVLRLVDGEKKPAMGYIYEAMDRAKEAIAKAFVEREDKFKEAFEIIDTRWGCQLHQPLHAAAHYLNPEFFYSNPNILQDEEIMSGLYKCIGRLLPTIEMQDKVSNELEKYNAASGVFGISLAVRQRKTKALAQWWMAYGSTTPNLQKFAVKILSLTCSATSCERNWSIFQHLHSKRRNRLSQQRLNDLVFVKYNRTLSRRYDKRDTIDPILLKDIDDSNEWLIGRMDGDSDEDDELVFEDDNLTWDSVARAAGLNNPPHHTRSRISTNMPSSSKGRGRASSSSATSARGRTTMLELVDEDEIQVDSAEETEEEKDVGENSSDDEEEDDDIFTDLVDDE; via the exons atgaagcaaacatcaataaatgaagcgtgcaagaaagaactaagaaaaaaggcaatgggagattttgctaggtggatgtatgatgctgggataccatttaatgctgtacgtttgagcagctttgcagtggcacttgaatcgattggacaatatggtcctggaataaagccacttagctatcatgaagtgagagttccttacctaaaggaggaagttagtcgaatgaaagagttgttgaaggtccataaggaggaatggacaaaatatggctgctcaattatgtctgatggttggagagattcagttgctaataaggacataatcaactttttagtgaactctccaaggggatcagtattcatcaagtctattgatgcttctaatattgtcaagaatgcagatagaatgtatagattacttgatgagatggtcgaggaaattggagaatcaaatgtgattcaagtggtaactgacaatgcgtcaaactatgttgcagcag ggagattgttggaagcaaagaggccacatttatattggacaccgtgtgctgctcattgcattgatttaattttggaggatattgggaagatgccttcaattcatgcaactttgaaaagggcaatttttttgaatggctatatctATAATCGTGTTGGTGTTGTCAACTTGATGAGACAATTCACTGGAGGAAAGGAGTTACTAAGAcctgcagttacaagatttgcaactgccttcatcacccttcgttcaatccatcttcaaaagaacaacttgaggaagatgtttacttctgaagattggaatactactaaatgggcaaaggaggcggctggcaaaagagcagctactattgttttgatgcctactttttggagtaccatcgtatatgctcttaagttaacaggtccacttgttcgtgtactccgtttggttgatggggaaaagaagcctgcaatgggatacatttatgaagcaatggatagggctaaggaagccatagctaaggcttttgttgagagagaggataaattcaaggaggcatttgaaattattgatacgaggtggggatgtcaactccatcaaccgttgcatgcagctgcacactacttgaatccagaatttttctattcaaaccccaacattttgcaagatgaagaaattatgtcgggtttgtacaaatgtattggaaggttactgccaactattgaaatgcaagataaagtttcaaatgagttggaaaaatacaatgccgctagtggcgtctttggaattagtttggcagtgagacaaaggaagacaaaagcactag cacaatggtggatggcatatggatcaacaactccaaacttgcaaaagtttgctgtgaaaattcttagcctcacgtgtagtgctaccagctgcgaaagaaattggagcatatttcaacat cttcatagcaaaaggagaaataggctatcccagcaacgcttgaatgatttggtatttgtgaaatataatcgaactctGAGTCGTCGATACGACAaacgtgacaccattgatcccatcctcctaaaggacattgatgatagtaatgagtggttgattggtaggatggatggtgattctgatgaggatgatgaacttgtgtttgaagatgataatttgacttgggattctgttgctagagctgctggactaaataaccccccgcatcacactagatcaagaataagtacaaatATGCCATCATCATCTAAAGGAAGAGGAAGGGCTTCATCTAGTAGTGCAACCAGTGCTAGGGGTcggaccacaatgttggaacttgtagatgaggatgaaatccaagtggatagtgcagaggagacggaagaggaaaaagatgttggagaaaacagttctgatgatgaagaggaagatgatgatatcttcaccgacttagttgatgatgagtga